Genomic window (Nitratidesulfovibrio vulgaris str. Hildenborough):
GTCTGTTCACGGCATGGCGCATCATGCCCAGACGCGCATGACGCGCCGGATTCACTCGCCCGCGGTGACCGCGCGAATGGCGTGCCTGCCAGCCACTCCTGTGAGGCGGCATCGGCAGCAGGCACAAGCGGCCCCCATGTCTCCGCCGTGTTGTGCGGGCATCCTGTAACAAGCTTGGAGGGCGATGGTCTGCGGCACGATCCCAGCCGCGGCCTGGGAAGGGGCATCGGAGGGGCGTCGGCGCGCTGTACCGTGGCGATTTACAGAGACATCTCGGGCTGGCTGTCCGCCGATGAGCGAAGGTCCGCCGGCGACCCGTCAGCCACTCAAGGGTACTTCGCCCGGCGGGCATTCGGCACATCGGCCAGTCTCCCGGCTTGCAGGCACTTCGGCCCGCCGGCTAGCCCCGGGCTGACTCGCCCACATGGGCACCGAGCCCTTCGCCAGCGCGAGGGCACGACCCGCCCGCCATCCGGGTACGGCTCCCCCTGTGACACCCCACCGGCAGCCTGCCCGCGCGGGATGATCGCTTCGGGAATCTAGAAAATTTATAACCTGTCAAGAGGCGACAACTTTTACATTTTCTTCATGTTTACAGGACGTTGCAAGCGAAACACCCCTCCAATACGACGTCGTTCAGCGCAAACCGCAAGCGAATTCGTCTAAAAAAATGTTGATGGACAGAGTTTTTTTTGATTAACCTGCTCGCATAACGCGAACGCCAAGCGTTACCTACATCTTTCCCGCAGAAGGGGGCCCGAAACATGGGTGCGATCATCGCCATCGTCAACAACAAAGGTGGGGTGGGCAAGACCACCATCACCACCAACCTTGCCCACGCGCTGGCAAACCTGCAACAGGAAGTGCTGGTCATCGACGCCGACTCGCAGTGCAACACGAGTTCGTTCTTCTTTCACGGCGACGTCGAGCGCGTACCCGCACCCAACCTGTACGAATTGCTCGAAGACGACGCCGCGGACGTGCGCGACTGCATCCACGCCGCGCCCGAATATTCGCGTATCGCCGTGCTGCCCACGCACCCCGACCTCGCCGGGCTGGAACCCGTCATCATCCAGCGTCCCGACACGGGCATACGGCTCATGCGCGACAAGCTGCGCGACTATGCCAAGACCAAGTACGACTTCACGCTCATCGACTGCCCGCCCAACCTCGGCACCTTCGTCATGATGGCCATGGTGGCGGCAGACTTCGTGCTGGTCCCGCTGGAAAGCGGCAGCAAATACTCCATCGACGGCATCGCCCGCACAGTGGGTCTCATCGACGACATCCGCTCCGAGGGCCAGAACAAGGACCTCACCCTGCTGCGCTTCCTGCTCAACAAGGCGCGGCCCCGCACCATCGTCGCCCGCGAGACACACGAGCGCCTGCGAGAACGCTTCCCCGGTCGCGTGTTCGAGACCGTGCTTTCGGCCTCCACCGACCTGCAACAGAGCGAATACCTCAGCGAGACCGTCATTCGCAGCAAACCCAACAGCCAGCTTGCACGCCTGTTCCGCCAGCTGGCCAACGAGGTCGTGTCCCTGAAGGAGATAACCACCATGCAGGACGCGCCCTCTGCCTAGCCGACTAGACTTCCCTACCCTGCCCCCACCACGGGCGTGGAGGAACCGATATGCCCCCTGAAGCGACAGCCAACGCAAGCCCTGCCGGGCAACAACCGAAACGCAGGCGCGTTACGCTGGCAGACAGATTGCGTCAGGCCAGCAAGATGCAGTTCGAGTCGCCGGAACAGATTGCGGCCCGTGAAGCGCTGGAGAAGATGAACCGTGAGTCGGCACTGGCGACACCCGGTGACACCGACAGTCACGGGGTGTCTTCTGCTGTCACGCCTGACAAACCGACGACACACCAACACAAGGCCGTTGCCGAATCCGCGAAGGACGCCCCTTCGCCCCCCACCGTGACCAGCCCTTCCCCTGCCATAGAGGACGACCTCGGGCATGACACGTCGGCGGCCACGTCGGCGCGGGCAAGCACCGGTGAAGACGCCACCTGCGCCGCTTCTGGCACCACTCCCCGTGATGACGATGCCGGTCACCCCCTGACTGGCGCCGTCACCCGTGACGTCACCACCCCAGAGACGCGTACTGTCACCCATGACACACCAGTCACCCCCGTGACAACAAAAGCCACGGGTGACTGCGATAGACACCCCGCGACAACAGCTGTCACCAGTGACACGGACTCCGAAACAGTGACCGCGACGGACACCAGTGACGCAAAACGTCACCCCGTGTCACCTGCGGCCACAGATGCCTCCAACAGTCACCCAGTGACGGCAGACGTCACCCCTGACGTCACCCCTGACAGCAACGCTCACCGGACGACAATGGCCGTCACTGGTGACAGCACGGTCACCCCCGACGGAGAACTCCCGGCTTCTTCAGCATCGACCCGCGAGCCCAAGACCGTGAGCAGCGCTGCCGACAGGGCATACACCGCCCCCCACGCCAGCCGGGGGAGGGACGCCGGAGACGACACCGGTCACCCCATGACAGACACCGTCACCAGTGACGGTACGTCACCCCCTCCTCCCCTATTCGTGCCCGCACATGGCCCACTGACGCACGGGGCGGTCGCGGCTACGGACACGGCAGGGGCAGCGACGGTCGAAGAAGGCCCTGCACACGACGTGCAGCCCATGCGGCAGGCTGAGGCATCGTCTGCGCCCCATGCGTCGCGCGAAGCGCCCACAGGCACGGCGTACGCGGGCACAGAGGCAGGAAGTGCACACGGGCACGACCGCAGCACCGCGGGCCTTGCGACGACCGCAGAGGAAACGCCCTGCACGCCATGCGAAGCGCCAACCCCCGAGACGGCAGCCACACTGCATGACCGTTCCGCTGTGAACGCTCGCGCCATGGGGACGGAAAAGGTCACGGGGACAGAGAGAGTCACCCCTGACCCAACCGGTCACCCCGTGACCGCGGCAATCACCGTACGGCACGATGAAGGCCCCCTCCCCGGAGCTGAGACTCCGGGGGTATCTGGAGCAGAATCACCCCATGTGACGCCCCATGTGACGCCCCGAGTGACGCCCCGAGTGACGCCGGATGCGACGCAGGATGCGACGCCGGAGGCCTCTGGCAGTACATTGCCGGGTGCGACATCCGACCTGACGGGGGGCCTGACCGGGGGCCCGTCCGTGACAGCAGCGGGCGCAGAAGCAGACGCGGGCACAGAGACCGGCGCGCCGTATGCGCGGGCTGCCGCCTCCAAGGACCAGTCGGATGCGACACGCCCCGGAGATGACATCGCACCGTCACATGCCGCACGGCAGGCAGCGGGTATCAGCGACGGCGCAACCACCGTCTCCGACGTCACCCCCCTGTCAGCCCACGACACGATGTCTTCTTTCGTCACGGATGACAGCCACGGTCACCCCATGACGGACAACGTCACCACTACCGAGCCTACCGTCCATCAGGCCATGGCCCATGGGATGGCTCCGGTGGTGAATAGCCCGAAGCCAGAGGGCGGTGTGCATGTGCGCAGCCCCCTCCCCGCCCACGACCTTGCCGGGCACATGGGGCACAGTGCCGAGCAAGCCCCCCAGACAGGGAACGTCACGGATGACGCATCACGTCACGGGGTGTCGGCAGAAGTCACCCCTGACATGTCCGCCACGGCCCCAGTCACCCCAGTCACCCCAGTCATCCCAGTCAGGCCGGGCACTCCGGGCCCGCTTGCAGGGCTGACCACATCGCGCACGCTTCTCAACAGCACCTTGCAGGTCAACATCTATAATATGGTGCTTGAGGCGGGCGGGGCCGTGTTCACCTCGGGCGGGCAGATGGCCAAGCGCTTCGACGTGGCCGTGCGTTCGGTGCGCCGTACCCTCGACCTCATGGAGACCAAGGGCATCCTCAGCCGCGAATCGGGGGCGGCGGGCATGACGCTGCGTCTGCTCATGGACCCCCTTTCGGTGATGGGCATCCATGCCAGCGGTCTGCCCGCAGGTGTCATCGGCGCGGTGCATGACGCCGGGGCAGTCCATGACGGCATCATGGGCGGGCACGCCCCATACCGGACGGGAAGAGGTCCGGACATGCCCACGTTCCCGTCGGGTTCGCCGGCGGCACACACGCCCGAATTTGTGGCAGGGCACGGCACGGGCGCGGAGGGCAGGGGAGGGTATCCCGCAGCGGGGATGCCGCAGCCCCATGCCCCGCACCCTTCGCCGTCACCCCGTGACAGCTATGGTCACCCCTCGTTCATGCACGCCGCACCCCATCCGGTACAGACCTCCCCGCACCTGAACGACCAGCAGGGCAGGGCGGCGAACCCCGGCGACATGGTCGCGCCGCACAGGCCTGCCGCTGCCCATCAGATGCACGGCGGCATGGTGCCACGGCATCAGCCCGGGGCGACACAGACGGGGCAGGCAGCGAGCGTGTCAGGTGCTGGCACACCGGGCACCACGGCGGGAGACGCCTTCGGAGTGCCGTCCGGCGGCCCCGGGGCGGACATGGCGTTCTTCCGCGAACGCTATCCCCATCTCGCCCGTGCGGGCTTCGGCCCGGCACAGGTGAAGCAGGTGCGTGAGGCACTGGCATCACGCGACCTGCCCGACGACCTCGTGGAAGAGTCGCTCGGCTATGCCGAATGGGAACTCGAGCATGGCACCATGGTCGACGCCAAGGGACAGCCCATCGCCAAGCCCGCCGACTGGGTCTTCAAGTCGCTTGCCATGCACGGCTGCTACAGGCGGCCCGCCGGATACGTCGACCCGCTGGAAGAGGCCCGGGCGCGCATCGCCGAACGCATCGCCGCACAGACGGCCCACCGCGAACAACTGGCGCGCCTGCGTGAAGAGCAGGAGAAGCTTGAGATGGAAGCCCTCATCGACGCGGAGGTTGAACGGCTTGCCGCAGCCCCCGACAGCGCAGAGGTGGACGAACTGTTGCAAGGGCTGCCCGCCGTGCTGCGCGCCAAGGGGCTTGAGAGCGCACTGGTACAGCGCGAGATGCGTCGCCGCCTGCGCGAACGTCTCTTCCCGGAGGGGTGATGCGAGGGACGCGGGATGCCGGTGCCATGAGGGGTGGCAGACAGGATGACAGGCAGGGTGACACCGTCGGTCACGGGGTGACAGACCAAGGATGACAGCGAGGGACACGGGGTGGTGACAGGTCACCTGACACGGGGCGACACCCCATGACAATCCGCCCCTCGAAACGTCACCGGTGACAGGACAGGGCCCGTGACGCGACACGTCCCCCATGACAGCGCATGTCGCGAGGTGACATGTGGAGCATCTGAAACAAAAACAATGGGTTGGGTACAAGCCCGTGACATGGGCGGTCACCCCCCTCTTATATAAGGAAGATAGATAGAAAGAAGAGTCTATCTATCGCAGGAACACATGGAAAAGACGAGCAAGCCGCAACTGGTGGCCTACCTGCGGGAAAGGGCACACCTCACGGAAGAGCAGGCGCTGATGACGCTCAAGGCCTTGTATCTCTTCTCGCTGGAGCATCTTGAGAAGGGCGTGGGCGTGGTGCTGCCCGACATCGGGCAAATCAAGCCATCCATGGGCAAGGGCGGGGTAGGGCGCAACTTCCGCACCGGAGAGGCGACGGTCATCGAACCCAAGCTCAAGCTCACGTTCAGTGCGTCCAAGGCACTGAAGGAACCGCTGGACGCGGCGCAGCGCAAGGCCGCGAAACAGCGCGACGCGAAGTCGCAGGACGGCGCGACGGGCGACGGACGGGCGTAGCCACGACCGGACGGCTGGCTGCCGCCAGACATGGTGAGGCCCGGGTGCGCACGCGGGGCACGATGCCCGACACACGCAAGCCCGGTCATGCCTCCTCCCATGAAGCCCCGGAGGGGCATCGGCCCGAAGCCTCGCAGGTGAATATCAAGGTCACCCCCGATGCTTCGCGAGGTGACCCCGGCAGAGGGCGACCCGGTGGTGAAGACGTCCGGCCGGGGCGTGATGGTGGCGGTACGACGAAGGGTGATGACGCCCGGAAGAGGTTACCGGCGAGAAGGGCACGGATTACCGTCTTCCAGGCAGATGTCGCCCCTGCCGCACGGTCGCAGGGGCGGAAGCGGCAGACGTTGCGGGAAGGCGTACCTTCCGCCGCAAGACCGGAGAGGCTGGACCTCCATCGTCCGCCAGTCGCCACGCCGTGAGGTGTGGGCCGACCATGGGCACAGGCCTTGCGTTGCCGGAGGGCAGGGTCGCCTGTCTGCGGTGCTTCTGCCCGGGCAGACCGCGTGGCGCGCGAACCTGCGAAGCATGGGGTTCGCAGGTCCGCGGAGGGATGTTCCGGAGGGAAGCCGCTGACACGGGCGGCAGGGGGCTTATGCCCCGCGGCCCCGTCGATAGGGCGGGCCATGCCGCATCAGCCGGGGTCTGCTCGGGTCAGGGCCGCGCCGTCTTGCGTCTGACGACGAGTGTGCTGTGCCCGCTGCCACGCAGGATGTGTTCGGCGGTGCTCTTGAACAGCAGCCGCTGCAACACTCCGTGGTCATGCATGCCGACGATGGTGAGGTCGGCGCTGCACCCCTCTGCCGTCCCCATGATGGAGGCGGGCACGACGCCCCGTGGCAGGTGCGACCTGACGGTGACAGGGGCATCGCCATCCCTCTCCATGATGGCGGAAAGCCTTGCAAGGGCGTTATGAAGGTGCCCGCCGTGCCGCGAATACTCGTGCGCGGCGTGCGTGTTCGCCTCCTTCCGGGCGACGCCGCTCTTGGATGTGATCTTCATCCGGGCGAACACATCCCACGCATGCACCACGTGAAGCGTCGCGCTGTGACGTGTGGCGATGCCGTATGCGGCTTCGAGGATAGCCTCGTTGAGGCTCCTGTCCGAAGGCGAGTCGATGACGTCGTCACAGCCGATGGCCGCTACGATGTTGCGGAGGCTGTTCGTACCCTGCTTCAGGACGAGCACGTCGCCCTGCGCGCCATGGACGAAGTTCATGAATGTCTTCGTCTGGATGGGGTTCGCGAAGAGGTTCGCGTGGTGGTCGACGATGGTGAGGTCGTGTTGCCCCGGGCGCTGTGCAGACAGCCGGGAGAGCGTATCGGCACCGTCGGTCACGATGACGTCGTGACCTGCACCGCAGCCCGTATCGTGGCCCTTGCCACGCCATGCCGGGGCCTCGGCGCGCCGCGCATCGGCCTCGCACGCCTGTTCCATGTCACGCCGGAGGGCGTCGTCGCACAGTATGGTGAGCGGTGCACCGAGTCTTCGCGCGAAGTCGATGGCGAAGAGGGCCCTGTGCCTGTCCGTGCCGGGGCCGGTCGCCCCGTAGAGTATCCTGTCGTAGCAGCGCATGCGCATCCTCCACACGCGAATGGGGTCGTGAATCAGGTCAGGTGCCGATGACGAACGTCGCCATGCCGAAGTAGATGAGGATGGTGGAGATGTCGGACAGCGCCAGCGTGAGGGGGCCCGATGCGATGCGCATGTCCAGCTTCAGCTTGTGCAGCAGGGAAGGGATGCTGAGCCCCCAGAAGACCCCGCAGCACAGCGTCAGCAGGATGCTCGAACCGATGACCGCCGATGCGGCGACATCGTCCCGCCACAGGACGACGATGCTGCCCACGATGAGCCAGCACGCCGCCCCCAGAAGCACGGCGGAGCCCACTTCGCGGTAGAACGACTTCACATACCATTTCCAGTCCGGGTCGAGGGACCGCAGCGTGTGGATGGCGAGCGTCATGGACTGGATGCTCACACTCTCTCCGAGGCCCAGCACGAGGGTCATGAAGAAGGCCAGCACGAGACTCTGCGCCAGCGTCGCCTCATAGGCCCCCGCAAGGATGGCGCAGGTCGTGCCGCTGGCGATGGTGGCGAGAAGCCACGGGAATCGGTAGCGGAAGGCGCGCAGGGGCGAGGCCTCGCGCACCTGCAGGATGCTGAGGCCGATGATCTCGAAGGCCCTGTGCATGTTCTCGCGGTCGGTGGCGTCGATGTCCTCTTTCGAGAACATGCCGATGTCCACCACACCGAGGATGCGCCTCTCGTCATCCACCACGGGAAAGGCGAGCAACTTGTGGCGCGTGAAGTACTCATGCGCGTCGAGGACGCTGCAATCCATGGGGATTGCGATGGTCGAGGTGATCATGATGTCGTCGACCGTCTTCGTGTCGTCCGAGGTCAGAAGGCGTCTGATGGGAATGACGCCTGTCAGCCTGTCGTCGCAGTCGACGATGTAGAAGTAGTCGATGCGGTTCTCATCATCAGTCGATGACTTGATGTCGTGAAGTGCCTCTTTGATCGTCGTGCCCGAGACGAACTTCTTCACGTCTGTACGGGCGAGTCGCATGATGGATTCCTTGAAGAATCTGTTCTTCTTGCGTGGCATCGATCCTCCTTGTGCGTGTTGAAAGCAGCAATGACCCCGTGGCAACAATGCCGCGGGCCAGCCGGAAAGACCACCTGCACCCACATGGCGGACGCAGGTGCATCTATTTGAAATAGAATTATATGTGGGTCTTTCAAAGTGCTTCGTCTGCAGGAGCAGCTGAAGTCGTCAAACGATACCATGGCTGGGGACAGCGGGCCAGCCCCTTTTCGGATTTGTTCTGCGGTGGGCGTGATTCTACGACCCCGTGCCCGCGCTGTGCCATAGGTAGCGAATGCCCTGCCAAGCCCATGTACCCCGGCATGGCGGGGGCTTCATGTCGCCGGAGGCCAAGGCATGTCCTTGATGCGACAACGGCCCCGGATGGGCTTCCGGGGCCGTTGTGCGGCAGGCATGGTAGACGCGTCGTGCGGTGGCGTCCGTCCCGCCACCGCACCCGGTGCGCCGCATCAGCAGCCGTCGCCGCCCCCACGGCAGCACCCCTTGGAGACCCCGCCCTTGCGGGCACGGAAGGCGTTCACGTCAAGCCCCGCAAGCACTGCGCCCACCACGTCTTCGACGATGCCCGCGCATTCCGTCACGGTGATGCCGTGTTCGCGCAGGATGGCGCGCGGGCTTTCACCACAGGCGGCGGTCAGCACGGCGCGGCAGTCCTTGAGCATGTCCGCGAGGGCGTGCCAGCGTTCAGGGCCGCAGCCGGGGCGCGGGGTGGCGCGTTCTTCGAGAAGGACGGGCACGGGCATGTCCGTTGCGTCTGTGCCCGCACGGGTGGCGTCCTTACCGCAGGTCGTGCCGTGGGTTGTGCCGCAGACCGCGCCGGAATCCCCCCCGGTGCTTCCTGTGCTGTCCGTCCTCTTGTCGTTCTTGTCCTCCTCGCTGTCCCAAGGGGTGGCCCCCGCCTTGCCCCATGAGTTACCACCAGTACTGCCCGGCACATCGCCGCTTCCGGTACCTTTGGCGTCGTTCCGACCGGACGCAGCCTCGCCTCCGGTCGTTGTGCCGCCCTTGCCACTGCGGGCAGGCCCAAGGCCCCATATCTGCAACCGCGTGGCCTCGCCGAGGTGCTGGTTCACGAGCATTCCCTCGCGGGTCGCCACTGCCACGAAGGGCCGCGCCCCGGCCCCGTCGTCCTTCTGTGCGCATTCGCGCAGCAGCGGGGCCAGTTCACGCGACCTGTCGTGGTGCAGCAGCCCCACGGCGTCGGCGCGGCAGCGTCTGCAATGGGTCATCTGGCGGATGTGCGCCCCCGCCAGCCTGCGCGCTTCGCCCACCGCTTCGGGCGAAGGTTCGGCCACCTGCGCCAGCGGGGTGTCGTGGGTGGGGTGCAGGGGGATGATGTTCATGAGCGTCGCGCCCAGCGCGGCGACCTTCTCTGCCACCTGTTCCACATGTCCGTCGTTGATGCCCGGCACGAGGATGGTGTTGACCTTGACCACGATGCCGCGCTGCACCAGCCCCGTCAGCGCGGTCAGCTGCCGTTCGAGCATGAGTTCGGCGGCGGGCCGCCCGCGCCACACGACCTTGCCGTCGCGCACCCATGTGTACAGGCGTGCGGAGATGTCGGGGTCGACGGCGTTGATGGTGAGGGTGGCGTGGGTGACCCCGTTGGCGGCAAGGGCGTCGAGATGCGGGGGCATGCCCAGTCCGTTGCTGGAAAGGCAGAACAGCATGTCGGGATGCCGCTGGCGGATGAGGCGCAGCGTCTCCAGCGTGGCGGCAGCGTTGGCCATGGGGTCGCCCGGCCCGGCGATGCCCGCCACGCGGATGGCGGGTTCGCGTTCAAGGACGCGGTCGAGGTAGTCCGCGGCCTGTGCGGGGGTGAGCACCCCGCTGGTCACGCCGGGGCGCGACTCGTTGACGCAGTCGTACTTGCGGTTGCAGTACCCGCACAGCACGTTGCACTTGGGTGCCACGGGCAGGTGGACGCGACCGCACGACTGGGCGGCCTTCTCGGTGAAACAGGGGTGGCTTGTGGTGTCGGGTGTGCAGGGCATGTCGCTATCCTCCTACATGTAGCCGTAGCCCACGGGGCTGGCGGTCTGATGGCGTTCGATGAGGGCGTTGACGATGCGGTCGTACAGGGCGAGTGCGCCGGTGTAGCCCACATGCAGCAGACGCTGCCCGCCGAAGCGGTCGTGGACGGGGAAGCCCGTGCGCACCAGCGGGATGCCCCACGCGCGGGCGTAGCGGTAGCCCTTGCTGTTGCCCACCAGCAGGTCGGGGGCGAGGGTGCCCGCACGTTCGGCAATCTCGTGGAAGTCGACCCCTTCGCGGACTTCGGGCAGGTCGGGCATCAGCCCCCCGCAGACGGCGGCCACACGCGCGGCAAGGCCGCACCCGCGTGCGCCGGTGGCCACCAGCACGGGGCGTATGCCCGTCTCGGCAAGCATGGCGCACAGCCCCGTGACCATGTCGGCATCACCGTAGACCACGGCCCGCTTGCCCGCGACGTACTTGTGCCCGTCCACGAGGGCGTCGACCAGCCTGCCGCGTTCAAGCATCATGCGCGGGGGCATGGCGGTGCCGGAGATGCGTTCGAGGGCCTCCATGAAGGTGTCGGTCTCGCGCAGGCCCACGGGCACGCCCACCCTGAACAACGGCACGCCGTGACGCGCGTGCAGCGCGGCCCCGGCGGAGGGGCGGCTGCCGAGGGGGTCGCCCATCTCGACCACGGCCCGCGCACGGCCCAGCGCCCGGATGTCGTCGAGGGGCGTACCCCCGGCGGGGATGGGCGCGTAGGCTTCGAGGCACGGGGCGTCCAGCGTCTCGGAGATGTCGGGCAGGATGACCGGCGCAAGGCCGAATGCCTCCATCACGTCGCGCAGGTGGCGTATGTCGGCGGGGGAGAGTAGCCCCGGCAGCAGACAGGTGCGGCCCGTGGAGACGGTGCCCGACGTGGTGCCGGATATCGCACCGGGCGTGGTGTCCGACACGGTGGCACCGGCGGTGGCAGGGCCGCGTGCGGCTGCGCCGGGGGCCGCTTCGTGAGGGGCACCCGATATGACACCGGACATGGTGCCGGACATGGTGCCGGACATGGCACCGGGCGTGGACTCCACCAGTTGTTCCGTCACGGCACGCACGGCGTCGTACCAGCCGTCCATGTGGGTTCCGGCGAAGCTTGGCGTGCTCACATGCACGATGTCCGGCAGGTCGAGGTCGCCGAATTCGTTACGGAACTCGCGCAGGATGCGGCCCACGTCGTCACCGATGGTCTCGGTGAGGCAGGTGGTGGCCACGCCCACGAGACGCGGGTGGTACTTCTTCATGACATTGAGCAGCCCCTTCTTGAGGTTGGGGCCGCCGCCGTGGATGGCGTGCTTCTCGCCCAGTGCGGAAGAGGCGATGTCCATGGGTTCGCGGTAGTGGCTGATGACGTAGCGACGCATGTAGGTGGCGCAGCCCTGCGAACCGTGCAGGAAGGGCACGGCCCCTTCGATGCCCCTGAAGGCCAGCGTCGCGCCGAGGGGCGTGCAGAGTTTGCATGCGTTGGTGGTGGCGATGTGGTTACGGCCTGCCATGGTGTGCCCCCCCTTCGGTGGCGTTTCCTTCGGTGAAAAGGTCGTGCGGGGCGTGTCCTGCGGGATTGGCGGGACAGTCGGCATCTCCATCCCCTGCGGGATTGGCGGGATGTCCGTCCCTTTCGTGTGCGGGGGCGTCTGCGCCGAGGTGTCTGTCCGCACGGTCTGCGGGATTGTCGGCTTGTCCGTCCCCTTCGGGACAGTTGGCATGTCCGTCCCTTTCGGGACAGTCGGCATCTTCATCCCCTGCGGGACAGTTGGCATGTCCGTCCCCTTCGGGACGGGCAGCCGCCGGGAAACGGCTGCGCGGCGTGAAACGCCACACCGGGCTGGTGACGGAGGCGTGTACCTCGCGGGCGAAGTTGTACATGCCCTCGAAGCCCGCCAGCGCGATCTTGCGTTCGTGGTTGTGGTCGCAGAAGCCGATGCCCAGCTTGTGGGCGATGGGCCTCTCCTTCACGCCGCCCACGAAGATGTCCACGTCGAGGGTGCGGACGAAGTGCGCCAGTTCAAGGGCGTTGGCGTCGTCCACGATGATGGTGCCGGGGTCGCAGATGGCTTCGAGTTCGCGGTAGTCCTCGTCGGTGCCGGTCTGCGAACCCACCAGTGCCACCTGCATCCCCAGATGCCTGAACGCCTTGATGAGCGAGAACGCCTTGAACGCGCCGCCCACGTAGATGGCGGCCCGCTTGCCTTCGAGGTCGCGCCGCAGCTGGCGCAGCCGGGGCATGAGGGTGGCTATCTCCTCGCGCACGAGGTCGCGGGTGCGTTCGACGATGCCGGGGCACACCTCGCGGAAGTGTTCGGCGACGTTGTAGAGCGAGTCTGCCATGTCCTCGATGCCGAGGTACGAGACGCGCAGCGTGGGCGTGCCGTAGGCTTCGCGCATCATGCGTGCCAGCGGCATGGTGGCACCGCTGCACTGCACGAGGTTGAGCGCAGCCCCGTGGCATCGGCGCAGGTCGTCCACGCGCCCGTCGCCGGTGATGTTGGCGACCACCTGCACCCCCATGCGTTCGAGGTAGCCGCGGATGATCCACAGTTCACCGGCGAGGTTGAAGTCGCCGAGGATGTTGACCGAGGCGGGACCTATGCCGTCTGTCGCGCCCGTGCCGGTGAGGGTGAACATGGCGGCGCAGGCCGCTTCGTACCCTTCGCGCTTGTTGCCCTTGAAGCCCTCTGACTGCACGGGCAGCACGGGGATGCCGTGGCGTGCCGCGACGCGCTTGCACACCGCGCCGATGTCGTCGCCGATGAGACCCACGATGCAGGTGGCGTAGACGAAGGCTGCCTTGGGCGCGTGGCGGGTGATGAGTTCATCGAGGGCCGCTTCCAGCTTGGGTTCGCCGCCGAAGATGATGTCGCGTTCGCCAAGGTCGGTCGAGAAGCTCAGCCTGTGCAGTTCAGGGCCGGACGAGAGTGCACCGCGGATGTCCCAAGTGTAGGCGGCGCAGCCCACCGGCCCGTGGACGAGGTGCAGCGCGTCGGCGATGGGGTAGAGCACCACGCGCGAACCGCAGAA
Coding sequences:
- a CDS encoding ParA family protein; translated protein: MGAIIAIVNNKGGVGKTTITTNLAHALANLQQEVLVIDADSQCNTSSFFFHGDVERVPAPNLYELLEDDAADVRDCIHAAPEYSRIAVLPTHPDLAGLEPVIIQRPDTGIRLMRDKLRDYAKTKYDFTLIDCPPNLGTFVMMAMVAADFVLVPLESGSKYSIDGIARTVGLIDDIRSEGQNKDLTLLRFLLNKARPRTIVARETHERLRERFPGRVFETVLSASTDLQQSEYLSETVIRSKPNSQLARLFRQLANEVVSLKEITTMQDAPSA
- a CDS encoding HU family DNA-binding protein codes for the protein MEKTSKPQLVAYLRERAHLTEEQALMTLKALYLFSLEHLEKGVGVVLPDIGQIKPSMGKGGVGRNFRTGEATVIEPKLKLTFSASKALKEPLDAAQRKAAKQRDAKSQDGATGDGRA
- a CDS encoding universal stress protein, with the protein product MRCYDRILYGATGPGTDRHRALFAIDFARRLGAPLTILCDDALRRDMEQACEADARRAEAPAWRGKGHDTGCGAGHDVIVTDGADTLSRLSAQRPGQHDLTIVDHHANLFANPIQTKTFMNFVHGAQGDVLVLKQGTNSLRNIVAAIGCDDVIDSPSDRSLNEAILEAAYGIATRHSATLHVVHAWDVFARMKITSKSGVARKEANTHAAHEYSRHGGHLHNALARLSAIMERDGDAPVTVRSHLPRGVVPASIMGTAEGCSADLTIVGMHDHGVLQRLLFKSTAEHILRGSGHSTLVVRRKTARP
- a CDS encoding magnesium transporter, which gives rise to MPRKKNRFFKESIMRLARTDVKKFVSGTTIKEALHDIKSSTDDENRIDYFYIVDCDDRLTGVIPIRRLLTSDDTKTVDDIMITSTIAIPMDCSVLDAHEYFTRHKLLAFPVVDDERRILGVVDIGMFSKEDIDATDRENMHRAFEIIGLSILQVREASPLRAFRYRFPWLLATIASGTTCAILAGAYEATLAQSLVLAFFMTLVLGLGESVSIQSMTLAIHTLRSLDPDWKWYVKSFYREVGSAVLLGAACWLIVGSIVVLWRDDVAASAVIGSSILLTLCCGVFWGLSIPSLLHKLKLDMRIASGPLTLALSDISTILIYFGMATFVIGT
- a CDS encoding NifB/NifX family molybdenum-iron cluster-binding protein translates to MPVPVLLEERATPRPGCGPERWHALADMLKDCRAVLTAACGESPRAILREHGITVTECAGIVEDVVGAVLAGLDVNAFRARKGGVSKGCCRGGGDGC
- a CDS encoding nitrogenase component 1; this translates as MAGRNHIATTNACKLCTPLGATLAFRGIEGAVPFLHGSQGCATYMRRYVISHYREPMDIASSALGEKHAIHGGGPNLKKGLLNVMKKYHPRLVGVATTCLTETIGDDVGRILREFRNEFGDLDLPDIVHVSTPSFAGTHMDGWYDAVRAVTEQLVESTPGAMSGTMSGTMSGVISGAPHEAAPGAAARGPATAGATVSDTTPGAISGTTSGTVSTGRTCLLPGLLSPADIRHLRDVMEAFGLAPVILPDISETLDAPCLEAYAPIPAGGTPLDDIRALGRARAVVEMGDPLGSRPSAGAALHARHGVPLFRVGVPVGLRETDTFMEALERISGTAMPPRMMLERGRLVDALVDGHKYVAGKRAVVYGDADMVTGLCAMLAETGIRPVLVATGARGCGLAARVAAVCGGLMPDLPEVREGVDFHEIAERAGTLAPDLLVGNSKGYRYARAWGIPLVRTGFPVHDRFGGQRLLHVGYTGALALYDRIVNALIERHQTASPVGYGYM